In Nocardioides sp., the following proteins share a genomic window:
- a CDS encoding tyrosine-type recombinase/integrase: MTNPLTTPESHSLPMAGVALTVDDAEHIAAAVEAELAPGTQAMYAGSWRVWERWCQGRSIAPLPAPPEALAAFLAERATTGLTFGTLDAYCSGIAHRHHQEGLADPTADFLVRRVRRGLRWIMGVAPRRQAHPLTVVELGQVVDAIDLDNFTGVRDRAILLVGYAAAMRPGEISALDVDDIVRKPTGALIRIRRSKTDQDARGQLIGIARGEHADTDPIRALDAWLKVRPRGTGPLFTRVHWRNHPTLDRMGPRAISRTVQQRANEAGFEGVPVTGHSLRAGHATTAAVNGASIDRIAAQTRHRDLGTLLNHYIRPAEAMMTSTSRDLGL, encoded by the coding sequence ATGACGAACCCACTCACCACCCCTGAATCGCATTCGCTTCCGATGGCTGGCGTCGCGCTCACCGTCGACGACGCCGAACACATCGCCGCGGCCGTCGAGGCCGAACTCGCACCGGGCACTCAGGCCATGTACGCCGGCTCCTGGCGAGTCTGGGAACGCTGGTGCCAGGGGAGAAGCATCGCCCCACTGCCTGCCCCGCCCGAAGCTCTCGCGGCATTCCTTGCCGAGCGCGCCACTACCGGACTGACCTTCGGCACCCTCGACGCCTACTGCTCCGGCATCGCCCACCGCCACCACCAAGAAGGACTCGCCGACCCGACCGCGGACTTCCTCGTACGACGCGTGCGTCGCGGACTGCGCTGGATCATGGGTGTCGCGCCACGTCGCCAGGCCCACCCGCTCACGGTTGTCGAGCTTGGCCAGGTCGTCGACGCGATCGACCTTGACAACTTCACCGGGGTCCGCGACCGCGCCATCCTCCTCGTCGGCTACGCCGCTGCCATGCGGCCAGGCGAGATCTCGGCCCTCGACGTCGACGACATCGTGCGAAAGCCGACCGGAGCCTTGATCCGAATCCGACGCTCCAAGACCGACCAAGACGCGCGCGGCCAACTCATCGGCATCGCTCGCGGCGAGCACGCCGACACCGACCCGATCAGAGCACTCGACGCGTGGCTCAAGGTCCGACCACGCGGCACGGGCCCCCTGTTCACGCGCGTCCATTGGCGCAACCACCCGACCCTCGACCGGATGGGACCACGCGCGATCAGCCGGACCGTCCAACAGCGCGCGAACGAAGCCGGATTCGAAGGCGTCCCCGTCACCGGACACTCACTCCGCGCCGGCCACGCAACGACGGCCGCGGTCAATGGCGCGTCGATCGACCGCATCGCAGCCCAGACCCGCCACCGCGACCTCGGCACCTTGCTCAACCACTACATCCGACCCGCCGAAGCGATGATGACCAGCACCAGCCGAGACCTCGGGCTGTGA
- a CDS encoding IS481 family transposase, whose product MSRARLVITAITTQGLTQAQAARTYGLSEATVSRLMARYRAEGEAAFQPRSRAPKTSPAATPPQTVELVLQLHQKLADAGHYAGAETICWHLAQHHAITLSRATIHRILTRHEVVTPEPRKKPKSSYIRFQAAMPNECWQSDFTHYPLTDTVSFPKGVEIITWLDDCTRYALHVSAHRAITTPIVKATFRETAGQHGIPASTLTDNGMVYTVRLAGIGRQGGRNGFEQQLRAWNVTQKNSRPNHPTTCGKVERFQQTMKKWLRAQPDQPATIAQLQRLLDRFATEYNTTRPHRSLNRPGMSGELIRWKDHSHGTSLEVPDRAA is encoded by the coding sequence GTGTCGAGAGCAAGGCTGGTCATCACCGCCATCACCACCCAGGGCCTCACCCAAGCCCAAGCGGCCCGTACGTACGGGCTGTCCGAAGCCACCGTCAGCAGGCTCATGGCCCGCTACCGAGCCGAGGGCGAAGCGGCGTTCCAACCCCGCTCCCGAGCGCCCAAGACCTCACCTGCTGCGACCCCGCCGCAGACCGTGGAACTAGTCCTGCAACTACACCAGAAACTCGCTGATGCCGGCCACTACGCCGGCGCCGAAACCATCTGCTGGCACCTCGCCCAACACCACGCAATCACCCTGTCGCGCGCCACGATCCATCGCATCCTGACCCGCCATGAAGTGGTGACCCCCGAACCCAGAAAGAAGCCCAAATCCTCCTACATTCGATTTCAAGCAGCCATGCCCAACGAGTGCTGGCAGTCCGACTTCACCCACTACCCGCTCACCGACACCGTCAGTTTCCCCAAGGGCGTGGAGATCATCACCTGGCTCGACGACTGCACCCGCTATGCCCTGCACGTGTCCGCTCACCGGGCGATCACCACCCCCATCGTGAAAGCCACCTTCCGCGAAACCGCAGGTCAGCACGGCATTCCGGCATCAACATTGACCGACAACGGGATGGTCTACACCGTCCGCCTGGCCGGGATCGGCCGCCAAGGAGGACGCAACGGCTTCGAGCAACAACTACGAGCCTGGAACGTGACCCAGAAGAACTCCCGACCCAATCACCCCACCACCTGCGGCAAAGTAGAGCGCTTCCAGCAGACCATGAAGAAGTGGCTACGCGCCCAACCCGACCAGCCCGCCACGATCGCCCAGCTGCAGAGGCTGCTCGACCGGTTCGCCACCGAGTACAACACCACCCGACCACACCGCTCCCTGAACCGCCCCGGCATGTCCGGAGAGCTGATTCGTTGGAAGGATCACTCTCATGGCACGTCCCTCGAGGTACCCGACCGAGCTGCGTGA
- a CDS encoding IS3 family transposase (programmed frameshift), whose protein sequence is MARPSRYPTELRERAVRMVMESRQDYPHESAVIRSVAAKLGITSTESLRKWLRQAEIDGGVRVGKSSEEIAEIKALKKEVAELRRANEILKSASGFLRGGARPPQQVLIDYIEDHKVEFGVEPICRVLSEHGIKIAPSTYYEARSRRPSKQQIRDAELVEIMVAERNRQKLVARFGARKMWLHLHGRGHDVARCTVERLYREQRWVGALRLKKFRTTIGDPAAERPLDLVDRQFWASRPNQLWVADFTYVATWSGTVYVAFIFDVFSRRIVGWRAATRMTTDLVLDTLEHAIWTRQQAGVTDLSGLIHHTDAGSQYVSFAFTQRLVDEGVDPSVGSVGDAYDNALAESQIGLYKAELIRPEGPWRGVEHVELETLNWVDFFNNERPHEALSDLTPMAAEELHYAARNELTPTG, encoded by the exons ATGGCACGTCCCTCGAGGTACCCGACCGAGCTGCGTGAGCGCGCAGTGCGGATGGTGATGGAGTCCAGGCAGGACTATCCGCACGAGTCCGCCGTGATCAGGTCGGTCGCGGCGAAGCTGGGCATCACCTCTACTGAATCGCTGCGTAAGTGGCTGCGGCAGGCCGAGATCGACGGCGGTGTCCGCGTCGGCAAGTCCAGCGAGGAGATCGCTGAGATCAAGGCGTTGAAGAAAGAGGTCGCCGAACTGCGGCGGGCGAACGAGATCTTGAAGAGCGCTTCGG GCTTTCTTCGCGGCGGAGCTCGACCGCCCCAACAGGTTCTGATCGACTACATCGAGGACCACAAGGTGGAGTTCGGGGTCGAGCCGATCTGCCGCGTGCTCAGTGAGCACGGGATCAAGATCGCTCCGTCCACCTACTACGAGGCTCGCTCACGCCGGCCTTCCAAGCAGCAGATCCGCGACGCGGAGCTGGTCGAGATCATGGTCGCCGAGCGCAACCGGCAGAAGCTGGTCGCGCGGTTTGGTGCACGCAAGATGTGGCTGCACCTGCACGGACGGGGCCATGACGTCGCTCGATGCACCGTCGAGCGGCTCTACCGTGAACAACGCTGGGTCGGGGCGCTACGTCTGAAGAAGTTCCGGACCACCATCGGCGACCCGGCCGCCGAGCGACCACTGGACCTGGTCGATCGGCAGTTCTGGGCGAGCAGGCCCAACCAGCTATGGGTCGCCGACTTCACATATGTCGCGACCTGGTCAGGCACTGTCTACGTCGCCTTCATCTTCGACGTCTTCAGCCGTCGGATCGTGGGCTGGCGGGCCGCCACGCGGATGACGACCGACCTGGTGCTCGACACCCTTGAGCATGCGATCTGGACCCGCCAGCAGGCCGGTGTCACCGACCTTTCCGGCCTCATCCATCACACCGATGCAGGGTCTCAATACGTCAGCTTTGCCTTCACCCAGCGCCTCGTCGACGAGGGGGTCGACCCCTCAGTCGGGTCGGTTGGCGATGCCTATGACAACGCCCTCGCCGAGTCCCAGATCGGGCTCTACAAAGCCGAACTCATACGTCCTGAAGGTCCCTGGCGCGGCGTCGAACACGTCGAACTAGAGACCCTGAACTGGGTCGACTTCTTCAACAACGAGCGCCCTCACGAGGCGCTCTCCGACCTCACGCCCATGGCGGCCGAGGAACTGCACTACGCTGCAAGAAACGAGCTCACGCCAACCGGCTGA
- a CDS encoding LLM class F420-dependent oxidoreductase — MDRGGYGSDAVSILGHLAAHTERIRLGTAIMQIPARPATTTAMAAATQDNLSEGRFTLGLGLSGPQVLEGWYGTAYGRQLQRTREYVEVVRMALARERVAFDGETIQLPLADGPGKALKLTIGPVQERLPVFLASIGPRNVELTGEIADGWIPTFFSPEHVGLLSAPLREGAERAGRDVASIAVCPQVLMFIDDDIDVARDAVRPALALYIGGMGSRAKNFYVDLMTRYGFREEARGIQDLYLAGRKEEAAAAIPSDLIDMTSLVGPEDVVQEQLARYESVGVDTLIVVPMVQGAVAQGQQITKLRSVGQQRFDDAGPTDVHPTGAQVWEGFGRPPLTLRIQPACSGVGRV; from the coding sequence GTGGATCGCGGAGGCTACGGGTCCGATGCCGTCAGCATCCTGGGGCACCTCGCGGCGCACACCGAGCGGATCCGACTCGGCACCGCGATCATGCAGATCCCGGCGCGGCCGGCGACGACCACCGCCATGGCCGCGGCGACGCAGGACAACCTCTCCGAAGGCCGCTTCACCCTCGGCCTCGGATTGTCGGGTCCGCAGGTGTTGGAAGGGTGGTACGGCACGGCCTACGGCCGCCAGCTGCAGCGCACCCGCGAATATGTGGAGGTCGTCCGCATGGCGCTGGCCCGCGAGCGGGTGGCCTTCGACGGCGAGACGATCCAGCTGCCGCTGGCCGACGGCCCTGGCAAGGCGCTAAAGTTGACGATCGGCCCGGTGCAGGAGCGCCTGCCGGTCTTCCTGGCCAGCATCGGCCCTCGCAACGTCGAGCTGACGGGCGAGATCGCCGATGGCTGGATCCCGACCTTCTTTTCCCCCGAGCATGTGGGGCTGCTCAGCGCCCCACTGCGCGAGGGCGCTGAGCGTGCGGGGCGTGACGTGGCGTCTATTGCGGTGTGCCCTCAGGTGCTGATGTTCATAGACGACGACATCGACGTCGCTCGCGACGCAGTCCGTCCGGCGCTCGCGCTCTACATCGGCGGCATGGGCTCGCGGGCCAAGAACTTCTATGTCGACCTGATGACCCGCTACGGATTCCGCGAGGAGGCCCGAGGCATCCAGGACCTCTATCTGGCCGGGCGCAAGGAGGAGGCGGCGGCCGCGATCCCGTCGGACCTGATCGACATGACGAGTTTGGTCGGTCCCGAGGACGTGGTCCAGGAGCAGCTGGCTCGTTATGAGTCCGTTGGCGTCGACACTCTGATCGTGGTGCCGATGGTCCAGGGAGCGGTCGCCCAGGGACAGCAGATCACGAAACTTCGTTCCGTGGGACAACAGCGGTTCGATGACGCAGGCCCGACCGACGTTCACCCAACTGGGGCCCAGGTGTGGGAGGGATTCGGACGCCCACCACTTACCCTCCGGATTCAGCCAGCCTGTTCCGGTGTTGGCCGGGTATAG